DNA from Nitrospira sp. CR1.1:
CAACAGCGCCTCGTACAGAGATGGAAGCACCATTGGGAGGGAATCCTGAGGCTGACTTTAGAGCCGACGAGGCTCAACAGGAGAGGTGTATCTGCTCAGGTCTCTTGACTTCCGAATGTAGTACGTTATCGAGCCGAATCGCTTGGGGCTGTCCCCGCCAGCTCACGACTTGCTCCAGTACGCGAATGACCCGCTCGGCTGGGAGCGACGGACTCGATCTCAATCGCCAAGCCCTCTCGCACGCCTTCATCCAGCACATTGAAGGTCCGGAAGCGTCGACCGCCGTAGAGCGTATCGCTCATGAAGTCCACCGCCCACACGGCATTTGATTGCGGAATCACCGCCAGCGGCCGACGCCGTCGCTCCGGAAGCCGCTTCTTCGTCCGACGGGGGAGATTTAAGCGGAGCTGACAGTACACCCGCCACAGCCGCTTGTGATTCCAAGGCTGTCCATCCAATCGGAGTCGCCCCCAACACTTCCAAAAGCCCCAGCGACTTTTGGCTGCCACCAGGGTCGTGAGGGCCGCGATCACTGGCGCATCTCGCCGGGCCCAGTCCACGAGAGGCCGATAGTACGTCGCCCACCCCAACCTGACGGCACGACAGGCCCGCTGAACCGGGAGGCCGTGTACGGTCACGAGATGTGTGACGACCTCACGACGTTCAGCGGGCGTTAGAGCTTTTTTGCGATGACATCTTTCAGCGCCGCATTCTCCAGCGAGAGATCGGCATACATCCGCTTGAGGCGATTGTTCTCCTGCTCCACTTCCTTCAGCCGTTTCACGTCCGAGGCCTCGAGCCCACCGTATTTAGCTTTCCACTTGTAGTAGGTCGCGGAGCTGATCCCGTGTGTCCGCCACAGCTCGTTGACCGGGCGCCCGGCATCGGCTTCTTTGAGGATCGACACGATTTGCGTTTCGGGAAACTTCGACTGGCGCATGGGAACCTCCTGGCTAGGGTGACTATTCTGCCAGAATGTTCTCCCTTTGACTGTCTCAATCTATGGGGAGCTTACGGCATAAGCAGCCGGTGTCAGGCCGCCCAAGGCTTTTTTCGGTCGTTCCTCGTTGTATTCGCGCCGCCACGCTTCAATGATGGCTTGGGCATGCGCGAGGGTGAGGAACCAATGCTCGTTCAGACACTCATCACGCAAGCGCCCGTTGAATGACTCGATGTAGGCATTCTGGTTGGGCTTGCCCGGTTCGATCAGGCGCAGCGTCACGGTGTGCGCGTGAGCCCATGTCAGCATGGCACGACCACAAAATTCCTTTCCATTGTCGGTTCGAATCACCTGAGGCACCCCGCGGGTCGCGGCCAAATGATCCAGGATCCGCGTGACGTGCTGACCGCTGATGGCCCGTTCCGGCACAATGGCGACCGACTCATGCGTGGCATCGTCCACGATCGTCAAACATTTGATGGCTCGGCCTTCCGCACTGCGGTCAAAGACGAAATCCATGGACCAGACTTCATTCGCGGCCGCCGGCCTCACCAGCGGCTGACGTTCGCCCACCGGCACCTTCTTGCGGGTGCGGCGCCGCACCTGCAACTGGGCTTCGGCATAGAGCCGTTCAATCCGCTTATGATTCACCGTGAGGCCCTGCTGACGCACCTTCAGGTAAATCATGCCAGCCCCGTACCGCCGATGGCGATGCGCGAGTGCGACAATGGTCTGTCGCAGATCGGCATTCCGATCCGGCGCGGGGCGGTATCGCAAGCTGCTGGCACTCATGCCGATCACCTGCAACGCATGGCGCTCCGTCAGGCCCCGGCCACACATCCAGCGCACCACCTCCCGACGAGCCGGTGCGCCTACCACTTTTTTCGGAGCACCTCTCGAGTCACGGCCTGCTCCAGCAGGGCCTCAGCCAGCAACCGCTTCAGCCGGGCATTCTCCAGTTCCAACGCCTTCAGTCGCTTGGCGTCCGACACCTCCAAGCCACCGAACTTGTTCCGCCAGAGGTAGTAACTCGCCTCTGAGAATCCATGCCGCCGACACAGATCCTTCACGGCCAGCCCCGCCTCCGCCTCTCGCAAAAACCCGATAATCTGTGCCTCTGAAAACCGCTGCTTCATCTCCAATCTCCTTTCCTGAAGGGATTGGACTCTAAATCGCCGCGCTACTCAAGACGGGGGTGACGTGGGATTGGGCCTATCGGTGGGGCGTCCAGCTCGACTTTATTCGCCCCGGCAAGCGCGTGGAAAACGCCTTTATTGAATCGTTTAACGGGCGGCTCCGCGACGAGTGTCTGAACGTCCACCAGTTCGCCTCGCTGGCCGAAGCCCAAGCGATCATCGAAACGTGGCGGATAGATTACAATCACCACCGCCCTCACAGCTCACTTGGGCACCTGACCCCGGATGAGTTTGTCGCACAACGTCAGGCTAAACCGATCGCCGAAGAAGCCCTCTGCTCTGGTTAAGAATTGCCTCGGAATGAGACCAACGTCAGCAGCCAGAAGTTCTCCCTTGGTCGTGTCACCTTGACGGGGGAGCTTACAGGATGGCAGGCTCTAACTCGATCCTTTGCTCGAAATCGCCCGCTCATTAAGAGGGATAAAGAGTCATTGTTTAGAAAGTTCGCTATTGCAACGGTTTCCAAAAATTGATTGCAAACTCAATAGTTTGAAGAGTCTCACAGTTCCATCCTTTCCTGTGCTTTCCTTTCCCTTCCCATCAAGTTTAAGTCACAAAAGCGGTCACTGCCAAGCTCTTTATGGCACTGCGCATTCATCTGTTTCGAGCGGTGCGAGGTCGACATACCCCATTAGCCCACCGTCTGAGACAGTTAATATTTTGGGTGGATAAACTACTTCCTCAACGGTATAAGAACCACGAGCCCCCGGCTGTCCGAGGTGGTGCCACTTGCCAGCGGTTGGTGAGGAGGGCACAAAATTATAGGTCAACTGACCCATTGCAGTAGATGCGGTAATAGTGAATGGCATCTCCAGGCTGCAGATCACTCCAGAGTGATAATGGCCGTAACCAACATTCGTGATGGCTCTATATCCGTAGAAGGGTTCGTGGTCTATTACGGGAATAATTGCCCGTGCCGTAATATACGGGAGGCGAAAGCCGATTTCGGCGATGCTACCGGGAATCCCCGCAAGCCCACCGAGTGCCACGCCGCCAATGTCGATCCAGTTTTGGATGAAATCCTTGGATGATTTGAGTGTTACACTGAGCAAGACAGTTGCTGTTTTAGTAACTTTCTTCGGATTTTTCTGATAAACAACGGCCGGAATTTTCGATGCACCGACGAGCCACATCTGCGAAATCCCGTTATTGTCTGTTACTTGTCTTAAAGGATTTCTGTCTTTTCCTGGCGGTGACTCAAACCGGACAAATTTGGCTTCCTTATCGCTTGCAAAATCCCACCCGACAACCGTATCTGCAACTGGTCCCTCTGAAGGCAAATTAAAATCAAGTCCGGTTGCAATATTGAGGGCCGTACGAGAACAATTCAATAATTGTTTTTTGCCGACCTCTGACCAAATCTTAGCTGTGATCAATCGTTTCTCACCTGGAACAGAATTTAGAGTTCGAATCAATGGCGGATTATTAACTGTGATCTCACCTTTCAACATTGTAACTGCTGCCACAAGCTTGCCCCATGACAATACCGCATTGACCTTGTTTAACCCGCTAGACAGTTTGCCCAGCGTGTTTCCCATACCGGCTATATCCAAGTGTTCTAATAGCTCCATCAAACGCCCATTACCAAAACTTAAGATATTCGCAGCCCCGTCAAGAATAAGAGCTTCATCACCAGATAGGGAACAAGGTAGTGAGCCAATTGAAGAATCGGAAGCCAAATGAACCAACGGTACATCGTTCATCTCCCATAAAGCGGGAACGATTAAATGTCGCTGGAAAACCGGCGGGTGAATCATTGCGGTTCGTTTAAGTCGGGCTTCGAGGGTGTAAATATCGCCCTGCAGCCTTTTGTTCAGTAAAGATGTCTGGAGTACAGTAAGAGTGATGTGGCTTGCCGAGGCTGTCATCAAGTCAACCGGCTGAGCGGAATATTTGCCGAGTTCTATGATGAGTCGAGCCCAAAAGCGCAAATTGACGTTGTTTGAATTATCAGCTTGTGTTCGTAGATCTGTCATCAGTAGTTCAGCAAATTGCAAAGCCGAAATTTGCGGTGTTTCTTTTGTAATTGTGCCAGCTAGGTGTTCTAGCGAGATGCTGATGCCGAGGCTATCCAGCTTTAACGATCCCTCAGCTTCAAAGTCATAGAACCCTAATCCTTGCCCTGTACTATCGCCAGGAGGTCTGCGCAAAACCGTTCCCTTTTCGTCAACAATAGAAAATCCAGCTGTTTGCAATGCCGCGAGCAAGACAGATAAGGATTGTTCATCGGACTTGGAAATTTGCTGGGCCATGCCCTCTGCAGCCCAGTCAAGAGTTTGCAAATCGGAGGCGGGTAACTTATGCGCACAGCCGCACAATACGGCGATGAACATGAGGCTGATAGTCGCGAGCTGCTCGATTTTGGATCCCATAGGTCTCACGTGTGCTCCGCGAACGTTAGCAGTGATCGTTCTTTGAATGGGCCTGCTGTAGTGCTCCCCTGAAATCAAGCCACCTGGGTTACTTGTTGGGGTTTGGGTCAGGGTCATGGGTCACTTACGAATTCTCTCTCCTCCCTCTTTTCCGCCACATCGAACTGCAGCCCGCTTGAGCCTTCGCCACGGCCCGGGCTCTTGCGCCGGCCGATCCAGAGATGCGTGGTGCCGTCGATCCAGCGCGCATATTGATAGGTCCTGGTGACGCGAGCTCCTTCGCGCGGCACTTCTTCTTCGTAGAGCAACAGTTCGCGCTGTGGTTCGAGCAACCGTCCCTTCGGGAGTTGCGCGCCTTGAATGCCGCCCTCACCGAATGCCGGCAGGGCTCCGCGCTTGAGTCGCAAGGTGGTGCCGTCCTTGACCGGGAGCAACGGAATCCAATAGTCCGGCACCGTGGTCCCGAGCCGGTACACCAATGGCGCGCCATCACTCCCAGCGGCAGGCGAAGCCGGCTGTTCCGCCAGCGTCTCTTGATAGGCTTCATGCCGATCCAACGACCGACCGGCGGCGCTTTCGACGACTCGCTCGACGGCCCAGGCCACGTTGGCCATTTCATCCCTCAACAACGACAGGTCTTCCATCGGCTGGCTCTCCAACATCGGGCCCAATACCGGCGGCAGGAAAAATAACTTCTGTGTATCGTGCGTGAGGCCGAACATGCGCCAGGGCGTGGTGGGTCCATCCACGTCGGTCGTGTGGGAAATGAGGAACCGTTCGCCGAAGGTGTTGGTCACGACGAGCGCACGGATCTGCGAGAGTGTTCCGACGGGAAGTTCGAGCGGCAGGAGGAACCAATCATTGCTGTATTCCAGTGCGAACTTTACCAGCAGCAGGCGGGCCAGGTCCTGCGGCGCGGCCTGGACGCTCGCAAAATTCACGGCCCCGTCTTCGAATTCCCACAAGCGCGCGGAGGGCATGCCGCGAAACGAGACCGGCGCGGGGAGAAAGGCTTCCGTGAGGGACGTACGGCTTTCGGTGGCCCCCAGCCCGTTTCCTGAACTTGTCGTGAACGAAAACCAGTCCAATCGTCCATCCAGATATTCCGGCGCGGTCAGCACCACTTCGCTCGACGTCGTCTTGGCGGAGACACTGAGGGCGTACTCCATCCGTTCAGGAATCCAGGCAGAGGGAGCGCTGCCTTGTTGGAAGAGGCCGTCGAGCCAGGTCAGCCAGGTAGTGACCTGGCTCAGTACCTTCGGGCGATCTACTTCGCTCACCTGATCGAACGGCGCTTCTCGAAACAATTCCGCCATACTGTTGCTTGCCTGCAGCGCTCTCACTCGTGCGGAAAACCGCAGCCCATCGATGGTGCGGCCGCTCAGGACGCGGATGAAGGACAGGCTCGCGGCATCGATCTGCATGGCCTGCTCCGCCGTGGGAGTGGTCAGGACATACGTACTTGCCAGCCACTGTGCGCGGGGGGGGCCGAGCCTGGCCGTTTCCAGCAGGCGGAGTAGATGCCGTCCCGATTCGGCCGCGAGCCGCCAGTTGGGGCGCGTGTTGTCGGTGACTGGTTCCGCTTCCACCAACGTTTCCAACGCCAACCCGATGGCTGCGTAAGGCCTGGCCGGATGCGGACCGGAGCGTGGGCCGGGTTGATAGCGAGTGACGGCGGCGGTGTCCACGATCACCTGCGCGGCGGCAGGCGAACCGGCGTCGGCCCCATTGAACTCGCCGAACTGCCATTGACGGCCCAGCATCCAGAGCGGATCGTGGATGCGCGCCTGCAATCCGTCTTGGAGATCCGGGTTGTGGGTGCTGAGGTCGAGTCTGATTCGAGAGGGCATGCCTAGGCTCCTATCGCTGGATCGATGACGCTGGTGAAGTCGAAGGCGCCGCCGTTGAAGAGCAGCGCTGGCGCCGCCGGGTCCTGCTCTCCGGAACCGACCGGCTGCAGCGCACGTTTACCGGAACGATCCCACGTGGCCATGCCGTCGAACAGGGTGAAGGCCATGCCGTTCACGATCCGTCCTTCGACCCCCACGGTGGCGGCGGGCACTTCGAGCCGCACCCACCGGCCTGGCGGCGGCAGGGGCCCCATGTACTGGCGGCTGACGGTATTGTCGGCGCCCCACGGAATGAGGTTCTCGCCCCAATAGGCGCGGTGCTCCCATGTGCCGTCGTTCCACTGCAACATGACCTGTCGAGGCATACGCGCGGGATCGAGATAGATGTGCGCGAACAGGCGGTCTCCGACACTGACGAACATGGCGAGCTTGGCGCCTTGGAAAAAGTGTTGGTGAATGCCGGCGGCGACCGCCGATTGATGGGCGCGTCGACCGGACAACGGTTCCGGCTTCATGCGAACCCAGTTCCAGCCCTCACCGTCGCCGAGGGGCGTGGCCCCTTCCGGCAGGTGATCCTCCACCCAGATCAGTTCGTCGCCGCTGTCGGGCGCCACGGCGCGGAGCCGAGCCAAGTCCATCGTTTCTTGCAGGACGGCTTCCAGGCTGTTGAGGTCCCAGGTCGCGCGACGGTCCGCGGGCACGGCCAGCAGCAGCGCCTGCGGTGGGGCACTATTGGGCTGATCGTAATGAAAAGCCACGCCCGTCGTTTCACGGGGACTCGGCACCGTTTCCACCCATTCGTCGATCAACAGGCCTGCGAAGGGTTGATCGAAGCGGAGTGGTTGCACCGATGACATCTGCGCCACCAGCGAGAGACGCCCTCGCGGAAAGAACTGGTCAGGTTTCGGCGGCAGGGCTACCCACCGATCCTGCGCCTGAAATGGGAGTTGTCCGACGTGGAACCGGAGTGCAGTGCTCCCCACGGTTTCGGCATAGAGCATCGCTTCATTCAGCCGCGTCGCGCCAGGGCGGACGTAGGCGGCACGCTGGAACCAGGTCACGGCGGCCAGCGGGTCCTGCCCTTGGAGCGAGAGGCTGGCGCCGAACGATTCATTCAACTGTGCCGCGTTGGCCGCGGTCACTCGGGGCAGCGCCAGGAAGTCCTGGCCGAAGATGATGCGGAAACGAGCCAGGTCATGATCGCGCCGTTCTTCGGGCGTGGCGGTCGTGCGTACAAAGCCCTGCTCCGATTCGGCCACGCGGTCCAGCCGACGTTGCGCTTCGAGGACGACTGACCGCGCCTGGGTCAGGAGCAACGATCGCGCGTCCGGTCCCGTGCCGCCGATGTTCATCGGGACGGCGCTCGGTATGCCGAAGTTCGCCACACCGAGCAGGGCGCGGCGCACCTCGTCGAGGTTGGCAGTCAGGTCATCCGACGAGGGCGGAGGCAGGAGGCCGTTGAGCCTCCCGCGC
Protein-coding regions in this window:
- a CDS encoding transposase; the encoded protein is MRQSKFPETQIVSILKEADAGRPVNELWRTHGISSATYYKWKAKYGGLEASDVKRLKEVEQENNRLKRMYADLSLENAALKDVIAKKL
- a CDS encoding IS3 family transposase (programmed frameshift), whose amino-acid sequence is MKQRFSEAQIIGFLREAEAGLAVKDLCRRHGFSEASYYLWRNKFGGLEVSDAKRLKALELENARLKRLLAEALLEQAVTREVLRKKLVGAPARREVVRWMCGRGLTERHALQVIGMSASSLRYRPAPDRNADLRQTIVALAHRHRRYGAGMIYLKVRQQGLTVNHKRIERLYAEAQLQVRRRTRKKVPVGERQPLVRPAAANEVWSMDFVFDRSAEGRAIKCLTIVDDATHESVAIVPERAISGQHVTRILDHLAATRGVPQVIRTDNGKEFCGRAMLTWAHAHTVTLRLIEPGKPNQNAYIESFNGRLRDECLNEHWFLTLAHAQAIIEAWRREYNEERPKKALGGLTPAAYAVSSP